From Diceros bicornis minor isolate mBicDic1 chromosome 16, mDicBic1.mat.cur, whole genome shotgun sequence, one genomic window encodes:
- the MBD1 gene encoding methyl-CpG-binding domain protein 1 isoform X39 yields the protein MAEDWLDCPALGPGWKRREVFRKSGATCGRSDTYYQSPTGDRIRSKVELTRYLGPACDLTLFDFKQGVLCYPTPKAHSLAVPSKKQKKPSRPAKARKRQVGPQRSEVRKEAPGDETKADTDTAPASLPAPECCENCGISFSGDGIRRQRLKTLCKDCRAQRIAFNREQRMFKRVGCGECAACQVTEDCGACSTCLLQLPQDVASGLFCKCERRRCLRIVERSRGCGVCRGCQTREDCGRCRVCLRPPRPGLRRQWKCIQRRCLRGKHGRRRGGCDSKMAAKRRPQTQPLPPPPPSQPQESPELHPRALVPSPPAEFIYYCVDEDELPYTNRRQNRKCGACAACLRRMDCGHCDFCCDKPKFGGSNQKRQKCRWRQCLQFAMKRLLPSVRAGSEDGAGLPPPYPRRKRPSSTRRPRLKPPLATPTARPDRAKTPMKQEAGSGFVLPPPGTDLVFLREGASSPVQVPGPAPASREAVLQEAQCPGLSWVVALPQVKQEKADAQEDWTPGTAVLTSPVLLPGCPSKAVDPGLPSVKQEPPDPEEDKGKESKDDSASDSAPEEEAGGAGTPVITEIFSLGGTRLRDTAVWLPRSKDLKKRGARKQ from the exons ATGGCTGAAGACTGGCTGGACTGCCCAGCCCTGGGCCCCGGCTGGAAGCGCCGTGAGGTCTTTCGCAAGTCAGGTGCCACCTGTGGACGCTCAGACACCTATTACCAGAG ccctacAGGAGACAGGATCCGAAGCAAAGTTGAGCTGACCCGATACCTGGGTCCTGCGTGTGACCTCACCCTCTTCGACTTCAAACAAGGCGTCCTGTGCTATCCAACTCCCAAG GCCCATTCCTTGGCTGTCCCCAGCAAGAAGCAGAAGAAGCCTTCAAGGCCAGCCAAGGCTCGGAAACGTCAGGTTGGACCTCAGAGGAGTGAGGTCAGGAAGGAGGCCCCAGGGGATGAGACCAAGGCTGACACTGACACAGCTCCAGCTTCGCTCCCTGCACCCGA GTGCTGTGAGAACTGTGGAATTAGCTTCTCAGGGGATGGTATCCGAAGGCAGCGGCTCAAGACGTTGTGCAAGGACTGCCGAG cgcAGAGAATTGCCTTCAACCGGGAGCAGAGGATGTTTAAG CGAGTGGGCTGTGGGGAGTGTGCAGCCTGCCAGGTAACCGAGGACTGCGGGGCCTGCTCCACCTGCCTTCTGCAGCTGCCCCAAGACGTGGCCTCGGGGCTGTTCTGCAAGTGTGAGCGGAGACGGTGCCTCCGAATTGTGGAAAGG AGCCGAGGATGTGGAGTGTGCCGGGGCTGTCAAACTCGAGAGGACTGTGGCCGTTGCCGAGTTTGCCTTCGCCCTCCCCGCCCTGGTCTCAGGCGCCAGTGGAAGTGCATCCAGCGGCGCTGCCTACGG GGTAAACATGGCCGCCGCAGGGGAGGCTGCGACTCCAAGATGGCTGCCAAGCGGCGTCCCCAAACCCAGCCACTGCCTCCACCTCCCCCATCTCAGCCTCAAGAATCCCCAGAGCTG CACCCCAGAGCCCTGGTCCCCTCGCCACCTGCCGAGTTCATCTATTACTGTGTAGACGAGGACGAGCTA CCTTACACGAATCGCCGGCAAAACCGCAAGTGTGGGGCCTGTGCAGCCTGCCTGCGGCGGATGGACTGTGGCCACTGTGACTTCTGCTGTGACAAGCCCAAATTTGGGGGCAGCAATCAGAAGCGCCAAAAGTGTCGTTGGCGCCAGTGCCTGCAGTTTGCCATG AAGCGGCTGCTGCCAAGTGTCCGGGCAGGGTCTGAGGATGGGGCAGGGTTGCCTCCACCTTACCCTCGTCGAAAGAGGCCTAGCTCTACACGACGGCCCCGTCTGAAGCCCCCCTTGGCCACGCCGACAGCCCGACCAGACCGTGCCAAGACTCCAATGAAGCAGGAAGCAGGCAGTGGCTTTGTACTGCCCCCACCTGGCACCGACCTTGTGTTCTTACGGGAGGGTGCAAGCAGTCCTGTGCAGGTGCCTGGCCCTGCCCCAGCTTCCAGAGAAGCCGTATTGCAG GAGGCCCAGTGCCCTGGCCTGAGTTGGGTTGTGGCCTTACCCCAGGTGAAGCAAGAGAAGGCGGATGCCCAGGAAGACTGGACACCGGGCACAGCCGTCCTGACTTCTCCTGTATTGCTGCCTGGCTGCCCCAGCAAG GCAGTAGACCCAGGCCTGCCATCTGTGAAGCAAGAGCCACCCGACCCTGAGGAGGACAAGGGAAAGGAGAGCAAGGATGACTCCGCCTCTGACTCAGccccagaggaggaggcaggaggggctggCACACCCGTG ATCACGGAGATTTTCAGCCTGGGTGGAACCCGCCTTCGGGACACAGCAGTCTGGTTGCCAAG GTCCAAGGACCTTAAAAAACGTGGAGCTAGAAAGCAGTAG
- the MBD1 gene encoding methyl-CpG-binding domain protein 1 isoform X40, which translates to MAEDWLDCPALGPGWKRREVFRKSGATCGRSDTYYQSPTGDRIRSKVELTRYLGPACDLTLFDFKQGVLCYPTPKAHSLAVPSKKQKKPSRPAKARKRQVGPQRSEVRKEAPGDETKADTDTAPASLPAPECCENCGISFSGDGIRRQRLKTLCKDCRAQRIAFNREQRMFKRVGCGECAACQVTEDCGACSTCLLQLPQDVASGLFCKCERRRCLRIVERSRGCGVCRGCQTREDCGRCRVCLRPPRPGLRRQWKCIQRRCLRGKHGRRRGGCDSKMAAKRRPQTQPLPPPPPSQPQESPELHPRALVPSPPAEFIYYCVDEDELQPYTNRRQNRKCGACAACLRRMDCGHCDFCCDKPKFGGSNQKRQKCRWRQCLQFAMKRLLPSVRAGSEDGAGLPPPYPRRKRPSSTRRPRLKPPLATPTARPDRAKTPMKQEAGSGFVLPPPGTDLVFLREGASSPVQVPGPAPASREAVLQVKQEKADAQEDWTPGTAVLTSPVLLPGCPSKAVDPGLPSVKQEPPDPEEDKGKESKDDSASDSAPEEEAGGAGTPVITEIFSLGGTRLRDTAVWLPRSKDLKKRGARKQ; encoded by the exons ATGGCTGAAGACTGGCTGGACTGCCCAGCCCTGGGCCCCGGCTGGAAGCGCCGTGAGGTCTTTCGCAAGTCAGGTGCCACCTGTGGACGCTCAGACACCTATTACCAGAG ccctacAGGAGACAGGATCCGAAGCAAAGTTGAGCTGACCCGATACCTGGGTCCTGCGTGTGACCTCACCCTCTTCGACTTCAAACAAGGCGTCCTGTGCTATCCAACTCCCAAG GCCCATTCCTTGGCTGTCCCCAGCAAGAAGCAGAAGAAGCCTTCAAGGCCAGCCAAGGCTCGGAAACGTCAGGTTGGACCTCAGAGGAGTGAGGTCAGGAAGGAGGCCCCAGGGGATGAGACCAAGGCTGACACTGACACAGCTCCAGCTTCGCTCCCTGCACCCGA GTGCTGTGAGAACTGTGGAATTAGCTTCTCAGGGGATGGTATCCGAAGGCAGCGGCTCAAGACGTTGTGCAAGGACTGCCGAG cgcAGAGAATTGCCTTCAACCGGGAGCAGAGGATGTTTAAG CGAGTGGGCTGTGGGGAGTGTGCAGCCTGCCAGGTAACCGAGGACTGCGGGGCCTGCTCCACCTGCCTTCTGCAGCTGCCCCAAGACGTGGCCTCGGGGCTGTTCTGCAAGTGTGAGCGGAGACGGTGCCTCCGAATTGTGGAAAGG AGCCGAGGATGTGGAGTGTGCCGGGGCTGTCAAACTCGAGAGGACTGTGGCCGTTGCCGAGTTTGCCTTCGCCCTCCCCGCCCTGGTCTCAGGCGCCAGTGGAAGTGCATCCAGCGGCGCTGCCTACGG GGTAAACATGGCCGCCGCAGGGGAGGCTGCGACTCCAAGATGGCTGCCAAGCGGCGTCCCCAAACCCAGCCACTGCCTCCACCTCCCCCATCTCAGCCTCAAGAATCCCCAGAGCTG CACCCCAGAGCCCTGGTCCCCTCGCCACCTGCCGAGTTCATCTATTACTGTGTAGACGAGGACGAGCTA CAGCCTTACACGAATCGCCGGCAAAACCGCAAGTGTGGGGCCTGTGCAGCCTGCCTGCGGCGGATGGACTGTGGCCACTGTGACTTCTGCTGTGACAAGCCCAAATTTGGGGGCAGCAATCAGAAGCGCCAAAAGTGTCGTTGGCGCCAGTGCCTGCAGTTTGCCATG AAGCGGCTGCTGCCAAGTGTCCGGGCAGGGTCTGAGGATGGGGCAGGGTTGCCTCCACCTTACCCTCGTCGAAAGAGGCCTAGCTCTACACGACGGCCCCGTCTGAAGCCCCCCTTGGCCACGCCGACAGCCCGACCAGACCGTGCCAAGACTCCAATGAAGCAGGAAGCAGGCAGTGGCTTTGTACTGCCCCCACCTGGCACCGACCTTGTGTTCTTACGGGAGGGTGCAAGCAGTCCTGTGCAGGTGCCTGGCCCTGCCCCAGCTTCCAGAGAAGCCGTATTGCAG GTGAAGCAAGAGAAGGCGGATGCCCAGGAAGACTGGACACCGGGCACAGCCGTCCTGACTTCTCCTGTATTGCTGCCTGGCTGCCCCAGCAAG GCAGTAGACCCAGGCCTGCCATCTGTGAAGCAAGAGCCACCCGACCCTGAGGAGGACAAGGGAAAGGAGAGCAAGGATGACTCCGCCTCTGACTCAGccccagaggaggaggcaggaggggctggCACACCCGTG ATCACGGAGATTTTCAGCCTGGGTGGAACCCGCCTTCGGGACACAGCAGTCTGGTTGCCAAG GTCCAAGGACCTTAAAAAACGTGGAGCTAGAAAGCAGTAG
- the MBD1 gene encoding methyl-CpG-binding domain protein 1 isoform X35 yields the protein MAEDWLDCPALGPGWKRREVFRKSGATCGRSDTYYQSPTGDRIRSKVELTRYLGPACDLTLFDFKQGVLCYPTPKAHSLAVPSKKQKKPSRPAKARKRQVGPQRSEVRKEAPGDETKADTDTAPASLPAPECCENCGISFSGDGIRRQRLKTLCKDCRAQRIAFNREQRMFKRVGCGECAACQVTEDCGACSTCLLQLPQDVASGLFCKCERRRCLRIVERSRGCGVCRGCQTREDCGRCRVCLRPPRPGLRRQWKCIQRRCLRHLAHRLRCHHQRCQRRPPLAVAPPAGKHGRRRGGCDSKMAAKRRPQTQPLPPPPPSQPQESPELHPRALVPSPPAEFIYYCVDEDELQPYTNRRQNRKCGACAACLRRMDCGHCDFCCDKPKFGGSNQKRQKCRWRQCLQFAMKRLLPSVRAGSEDGAGLPPPYPRRKRPSSTRRPRLKPPLATPTARPDRAKTPMKQEAGSGFVLPPPGTDLVFLREGASSPVQVPGPAPASREAVLQVKQEKADAQEDWTPGTAVLTSPVLLPGCPSKAVDPGLPSVKQEPPDPEEDKGKESKDDSASDSAPEEEAGGAGTPVITEIFSLGGTRLRDTAVWLPRSKDLKKRGARKQ from the exons ATGGCTGAAGACTGGCTGGACTGCCCAGCCCTGGGCCCCGGCTGGAAGCGCCGTGAGGTCTTTCGCAAGTCAGGTGCCACCTGTGGACGCTCAGACACCTATTACCAGAG ccctacAGGAGACAGGATCCGAAGCAAAGTTGAGCTGACCCGATACCTGGGTCCTGCGTGTGACCTCACCCTCTTCGACTTCAAACAAGGCGTCCTGTGCTATCCAACTCCCAAG GCCCATTCCTTGGCTGTCCCCAGCAAGAAGCAGAAGAAGCCTTCAAGGCCAGCCAAGGCTCGGAAACGTCAGGTTGGACCTCAGAGGAGTGAGGTCAGGAAGGAGGCCCCAGGGGATGAGACCAAGGCTGACACTGACACAGCTCCAGCTTCGCTCCCTGCACCCGA GTGCTGTGAGAACTGTGGAATTAGCTTCTCAGGGGATGGTATCCGAAGGCAGCGGCTCAAGACGTTGTGCAAGGACTGCCGAG cgcAGAGAATTGCCTTCAACCGGGAGCAGAGGATGTTTAAG CGAGTGGGCTGTGGGGAGTGTGCAGCCTGCCAGGTAACCGAGGACTGCGGGGCCTGCTCCACCTGCCTTCTGCAGCTGCCCCAAGACGTGGCCTCGGGGCTGTTCTGCAAGTGTGAGCGGAGACGGTGCCTCCGAATTGTGGAAAGG AGCCGAGGATGTGGAGTGTGCCGGGGCTGTCAAACTCGAGAGGACTGTGGCCGTTGCCGAGTTTGCCTTCGCCCTCCCCGCCCTGGTCTCAGGCGCCAGTGGAAGTGCATCCAGCGGCGCTGCCTACGG CACCTTGCCCATCGCCTCCGTTGCCACCATCAGCGATGTCAACGACGCCCTCCCCTAGCTGTGGCTCCCCCTGCT GGTAAACATGGCCGCCGCAGGGGAGGCTGCGACTCCAAGATGGCTGCCAAGCGGCGTCCCCAAACCCAGCCACTGCCTCCACCTCCCCCATCTCAGCCTCAAGAATCCCCAGAGCTG CACCCCAGAGCCCTGGTCCCCTCGCCACCTGCCGAGTTCATCTATTACTGTGTAGACGAGGACGAGCTA CAGCCTTACACGAATCGCCGGCAAAACCGCAAGTGTGGGGCCTGTGCAGCCTGCCTGCGGCGGATGGACTGTGGCCACTGTGACTTCTGCTGTGACAAGCCCAAATTTGGGGGCAGCAATCAGAAGCGCCAAAAGTGTCGTTGGCGCCAGTGCCTGCAGTTTGCCATG AAGCGGCTGCTGCCAAGTGTCCGGGCAGGGTCTGAGGATGGGGCAGGGTTGCCTCCACCTTACCCTCGTCGAAAGAGGCCTAGCTCTACACGACGGCCCCGTCTGAAGCCCCCCTTGGCCACGCCGACAGCCCGACCAGACCGTGCCAAGACTCCAATGAAGCAGGAAGCAGGCAGTGGCTTTGTACTGCCCCCACCTGGCACCGACCTTGTGTTCTTACGGGAGGGTGCAAGCAGTCCTGTGCAGGTGCCTGGCCCTGCCCCAGCTTCCAGAGAAGCCGTATTGCAG GTGAAGCAAGAGAAGGCGGATGCCCAGGAAGACTGGACACCGGGCACAGCCGTCCTGACTTCTCCTGTATTGCTGCCTGGCTGCCCCAGCAAG GCAGTAGACCCAGGCCTGCCATCTGTGAAGCAAGAGCCACCCGACCCTGAGGAGGACAAGGGAAAGGAGAGCAAGGATGACTCCGCCTCTGACTCAGccccagaggaggaggcaggaggggctggCACACCCGTG ATCACGGAGATTTTCAGCCTGGGTGGAACCCGCCTTCGGGACACAGCAGTCTGGTTGCCAAG GTCCAAGGACCTTAAAAAACGTGGAGCTAGAAAGCAGTAG
- the MBD1 gene encoding methyl-CpG-binding domain protein 1 isoform X29, translating into MAEDWLDCPALGPGWKRREVFRKSGATCGRSDTYYQSPTGDRIRSKVELTRYLGPACDLTLFDFKQGVLCYPTPKAHSLAVPSKKQKKPSRPAKARKRQVGPQRSEVRKEAPGDETKADTDTAPASLPAPECCENCGISFSGDGIRRQRLKTLCKDCRAQRIAFNREQRMFKRVGCGECAACQVTEDCGACSTCLLQLPQDVASGLFCKCERRRCLRIVERSRGCGVCRGCQTREDCGRCRVCLRPPRPGLRRQWKCIQRRCLRHLAHRLRCHHQRCQRRPPLAVAPPAGKHGRRRGGCDSKMAAKRRPQTQPLPPPPPSQPQESPELHPRALVPSPPAEFIYYCVDEDELQPYTNRRQNRKCGACAACLRRMDCGHCDFCCDKPKFGGSNQKRQKCRWRQCLQFAMKRLLPSVRAGSEDGAGLPPPYPRRKRPSSTRRPRLKPPLATPTARPDRAKTPMKQEAGSGFVLPPPGTDLVFLREGASSPVQVPGPAPASREAVLQEAQCPGLSWVVALPQVKQEKADAQEDWTPGTAVLTSPVLLPGCPSKAVDPGLPSVKQEPPDPEEDKGKESKDDSASDSAPEEEAGGAGTPVITEIFSLGGTRLRDTAVWLPRSKDLKKRGARKQ; encoded by the exons ATGGCTGAAGACTGGCTGGACTGCCCAGCCCTGGGCCCCGGCTGGAAGCGCCGTGAGGTCTTTCGCAAGTCAGGTGCCACCTGTGGACGCTCAGACACCTATTACCAGAG ccctacAGGAGACAGGATCCGAAGCAAAGTTGAGCTGACCCGATACCTGGGTCCTGCGTGTGACCTCACCCTCTTCGACTTCAAACAAGGCGTCCTGTGCTATCCAACTCCCAAG GCCCATTCCTTGGCTGTCCCCAGCAAGAAGCAGAAGAAGCCTTCAAGGCCAGCCAAGGCTCGGAAACGTCAGGTTGGACCTCAGAGGAGTGAGGTCAGGAAGGAGGCCCCAGGGGATGAGACCAAGGCTGACACTGACACAGCTCCAGCTTCGCTCCCTGCACCCGA GTGCTGTGAGAACTGTGGAATTAGCTTCTCAGGGGATGGTATCCGAAGGCAGCGGCTCAAGACGTTGTGCAAGGACTGCCGAG cgcAGAGAATTGCCTTCAACCGGGAGCAGAGGATGTTTAAG CGAGTGGGCTGTGGGGAGTGTGCAGCCTGCCAGGTAACCGAGGACTGCGGGGCCTGCTCCACCTGCCTTCTGCAGCTGCCCCAAGACGTGGCCTCGGGGCTGTTCTGCAAGTGTGAGCGGAGACGGTGCCTCCGAATTGTGGAAAGG AGCCGAGGATGTGGAGTGTGCCGGGGCTGTCAAACTCGAGAGGACTGTGGCCGTTGCCGAGTTTGCCTTCGCCCTCCCCGCCCTGGTCTCAGGCGCCAGTGGAAGTGCATCCAGCGGCGCTGCCTACGG CACCTTGCCCATCGCCTCCGTTGCCACCATCAGCGATGTCAACGACGCCCTCCCCTAGCTGTGGCTCCCCCTGCT GGTAAACATGGCCGCCGCAGGGGAGGCTGCGACTCCAAGATGGCTGCCAAGCGGCGTCCCCAAACCCAGCCACTGCCTCCACCTCCCCCATCTCAGCCTCAAGAATCCCCAGAGCTG CACCCCAGAGCCCTGGTCCCCTCGCCACCTGCCGAGTTCATCTATTACTGTGTAGACGAGGACGAGCTA CAGCCTTACACGAATCGCCGGCAAAACCGCAAGTGTGGGGCCTGTGCAGCCTGCCTGCGGCGGATGGACTGTGGCCACTGTGACTTCTGCTGTGACAAGCCCAAATTTGGGGGCAGCAATCAGAAGCGCCAAAAGTGTCGTTGGCGCCAGTGCCTGCAGTTTGCCATG AAGCGGCTGCTGCCAAGTGTCCGGGCAGGGTCTGAGGATGGGGCAGGGTTGCCTCCACCTTACCCTCGTCGAAAGAGGCCTAGCTCTACACGACGGCCCCGTCTGAAGCCCCCCTTGGCCACGCCGACAGCCCGACCAGACCGTGCCAAGACTCCAATGAAGCAGGAAGCAGGCAGTGGCTTTGTACTGCCCCCACCTGGCACCGACCTTGTGTTCTTACGGGAGGGTGCAAGCAGTCCTGTGCAGGTGCCTGGCCCTGCCCCAGCTTCCAGAGAAGCCGTATTGCAG GAGGCCCAGTGCCCTGGCCTGAGTTGGGTTGTGGCCTTACCCCAGGTGAAGCAAGAGAAGGCGGATGCCCAGGAAGACTGGACACCGGGCACAGCCGTCCTGACTTCTCCTGTATTGCTGCCTGGCTGCCCCAGCAAG GCAGTAGACCCAGGCCTGCCATCTGTGAAGCAAGAGCCACCCGACCCTGAGGAGGACAAGGGAAAGGAGAGCAAGGATGACTCCGCCTCTGACTCAGccccagaggaggaggcaggaggggctggCACACCCGTG ATCACGGAGATTTTCAGCCTGGGTGGAACCCGCCTTCGGGACACAGCAGTCTGGTTGCCAAG GTCCAAGGACCTTAAAAAACGTGGAGCTAGAAAGCAGTAG
- the MBD1 gene encoding methyl-CpG-binding domain protein 1 isoform X41 has translation MAEDWLDCPALGPGWKRREVFRKSGATCGRSDTYYQSPTGDRIRSKVELTRYLGPACDLTLFDFKQGVLCYPTPKAHSLAVPSKKQKKPSRPAKARKRQVGPQRSEVRKEAPGDETKADTDTAPASLPAPECCENCGISFSGDGIRRQRLKTLCKDCRAQRIAFNREQRMFKRVGCGECAACQVTEDCGACSTCLLQLPQDVASGLFCKCERRRCLRIVERSRGCGVCRGCQTREDCGRCRVCLRPPRPGLRRQWKCIQRRCLRGKHGRRRGGCDSKMAAKRRPQTQPLPPPPPSQPQESPELHPRALVPSPPAEFIYYCVDEDELPYTNRRQNRKCGACAACLRRMDCGHCDFCCDKPKFGGSNQKRQKCRWRQCLQFAMKRLLPSVRAGSEDGAGLPPPYPRRKRPSSTRRPRLKPPLATPTARPDRAKTPMKQEAGSGFVLPPPGTDLVFLREGASSPVQVPGPAPASREAVLQVKQEKADAQEDWTPGTAVLTSPVLLPGCPSKAVDPGLPSVKQEPPDPEEDKGKESKDDSASDSAPEEEAGGAGTPVITEIFSLGGTRLRDTAVWLPRSKDLKKRGARKQ, from the exons ATGGCTGAAGACTGGCTGGACTGCCCAGCCCTGGGCCCCGGCTGGAAGCGCCGTGAGGTCTTTCGCAAGTCAGGTGCCACCTGTGGACGCTCAGACACCTATTACCAGAG ccctacAGGAGACAGGATCCGAAGCAAAGTTGAGCTGACCCGATACCTGGGTCCTGCGTGTGACCTCACCCTCTTCGACTTCAAACAAGGCGTCCTGTGCTATCCAACTCCCAAG GCCCATTCCTTGGCTGTCCCCAGCAAGAAGCAGAAGAAGCCTTCAAGGCCAGCCAAGGCTCGGAAACGTCAGGTTGGACCTCAGAGGAGTGAGGTCAGGAAGGAGGCCCCAGGGGATGAGACCAAGGCTGACACTGACACAGCTCCAGCTTCGCTCCCTGCACCCGA GTGCTGTGAGAACTGTGGAATTAGCTTCTCAGGGGATGGTATCCGAAGGCAGCGGCTCAAGACGTTGTGCAAGGACTGCCGAG cgcAGAGAATTGCCTTCAACCGGGAGCAGAGGATGTTTAAG CGAGTGGGCTGTGGGGAGTGTGCAGCCTGCCAGGTAACCGAGGACTGCGGGGCCTGCTCCACCTGCCTTCTGCAGCTGCCCCAAGACGTGGCCTCGGGGCTGTTCTGCAAGTGTGAGCGGAGACGGTGCCTCCGAATTGTGGAAAGG AGCCGAGGATGTGGAGTGTGCCGGGGCTGTCAAACTCGAGAGGACTGTGGCCGTTGCCGAGTTTGCCTTCGCCCTCCCCGCCCTGGTCTCAGGCGCCAGTGGAAGTGCATCCAGCGGCGCTGCCTACGG GGTAAACATGGCCGCCGCAGGGGAGGCTGCGACTCCAAGATGGCTGCCAAGCGGCGTCCCCAAACCCAGCCACTGCCTCCACCTCCCCCATCTCAGCCTCAAGAATCCCCAGAGCTG CACCCCAGAGCCCTGGTCCCCTCGCCACCTGCCGAGTTCATCTATTACTGTGTAGACGAGGACGAGCTA CCTTACACGAATCGCCGGCAAAACCGCAAGTGTGGGGCCTGTGCAGCCTGCCTGCGGCGGATGGACTGTGGCCACTGTGACTTCTGCTGTGACAAGCCCAAATTTGGGGGCAGCAATCAGAAGCGCCAAAAGTGTCGTTGGCGCCAGTGCCTGCAGTTTGCCATG AAGCGGCTGCTGCCAAGTGTCCGGGCAGGGTCTGAGGATGGGGCAGGGTTGCCTCCACCTTACCCTCGTCGAAAGAGGCCTAGCTCTACACGACGGCCCCGTCTGAAGCCCCCCTTGGCCACGCCGACAGCCCGACCAGACCGTGCCAAGACTCCAATGAAGCAGGAAGCAGGCAGTGGCTTTGTACTGCCCCCACCTGGCACCGACCTTGTGTTCTTACGGGAGGGTGCAAGCAGTCCTGTGCAGGTGCCTGGCCCTGCCCCAGCTTCCAGAGAAGCCGTATTGCAG GTGAAGCAAGAGAAGGCGGATGCCCAGGAAGACTGGACACCGGGCACAGCCGTCCTGACTTCTCCTGTATTGCTGCCTGGCTGCCCCAGCAAG GCAGTAGACCCAGGCCTGCCATCTGTGAAGCAAGAGCCACCCGACCCTGAGGAGGACAAGGGAAAGGAGAGCAAGGATGACTCCGCCTCTGACTCAGccccagaggaggaggcaggaggggctggCACACCCGTG ATCACGGAGATTTTCAGCCTGGGTGGAACCCGCCTTCGGGACACAGCAGTCTGGTTGCCAAG GTCCAAGGACCTTAAAAAACGTGGAGCTAGAAAGCAGTAG
- the MBD1 gene encoding methyl-CpG-binding domain protein 1 isoform X45, which produces MAEDWLDCPALGPGWKRREVFRKSGATCGRSDTYYQSPTGDRIRSKVELTRYLGPACDLTLFDFKQGVLCYPTPKAHSLAVPSKKQKKPSRPAKARKRQVGPQRSEVRKEAPGDETKADTDTAPASLPAPECCENCGISFSGDGIRRQRLKTLCKDCRAQRIAFNREQRMFKLPQDVASGLFCKCERRRCLRIVERSRGCGVCRGCQTREDCGRCRVCLRPPRPGLRRQWKCIQRRCLRGKHGRRRGGCDSKMAAKRRPQTQPLPPPPPSQPQESPELHPRALVPSPPAEFIYYCVDEDELQPYTNRRQNRKCGACAACLRRMDCGHCDFCCDKPKFGGSNQKRQKCRWRQCLQFAMKRLLPSVRAGSEDGAGLPPPYPRRKRPSSTRRPRLKPPLATPTARPDRAKTPMKQEAGSGFVLPPPGTDLVFLREGASSPVQVPGPAPASREAVLQVKQEKADAQEDWTPGTAVLTSPVLLPGCPSKAVDPGLPSVKQEPPDPEEDKGKESKDDSASDSAPEEEAGGAGTPVITEIFSLGGTRLRDTAVWLPRSKDLKKRGARKQ; this is translated from the exons ATGGCTGAAGACTGGCTGGACTGCCCAGCCCTGGGCCCCGGCTGGAAGCGCCGTGAGGTCTTTCGCAAGTCAGGTGCCACCTGTGGACGCTCAGACACCTATTACCAGAG ccctacAGGAGACAGGATCCGAAGCAAAGTTGAGCTGACCCGATACCTGGGTCCTGCGTGTGACCTCACCCTCTTCGACTTCAAACAAGGCGTCCTGTGCTATCCAACTCCCAAG GCCCATTCCTTGGCTGTCCCCAGCAAGAAGCAGAAGAAGCCTTCAAGGCCAGCCAAGGCTCGGAAACGTCAGGTTGGACCTCAGAGGAGTGAGGTCAGGAAGGAGGCCCCAGGGGATGAGACCAAGGCTGACACTGACACAGCTCCAGCTTCGCTCCCTGCACCCGA GTGCTGTGAGAACTGTGGAATTAGCTTCTCAGGGGATGGTATCCGAAGGCAGCGGCTCAAGACGTTGTGCAAGGACTGCCGAG cgcAGAGAATTGCCTTCAACCGGGAGCAGAGGATGTTTAAG CTGCCCCAAGACGTGGCCTCGGGGCTGTTCTGCAAGTGTGAGCGGAGACGGTGCCTCCGAATTGTGGAAAGG AGCCGAGGATGTGGAGTGTGCCGGGGCTGTCAAACTCGAGAGGACTGTGGCCGTTGCCGAGTTTGCCTTCGCCCTCCCCGCCCTGGTCTCAGGCGCCAGTGGAAGTGCATCCAGCGGCGCTGCCTACGG GGTAAACATGGCCGCCGCAGGGGAGGCTGCGACTCCAAGATGGCTGCCAAGCGGCGTCCCCAAACCCAGCCACTGCCTCCACCTCCCCCATCTCAGCCTCAAGAATCCCCAGAGCTG CACCCCAGAGCCCTGGTCCCCTCGCCACCTGCCGAGTTCATCTATTACTGTGTAGACGAGGACGAGCTA CAGCCTTACACGAATCGCCGGCAAAACCGCAAGTGTGGGGCCTGTGCAGCCTGCCTGCGGCGGATGGACTGTGGCCACTGTGACTTCTGCTGTGACAAGCCCAAATTTGGGGGCAGCAATCAGAAGCGCCAAAAGTGTCGTTGGCGCCAGTGCCTGCAGTTTGCCATG AAGCGGCTGCTGCCAAGTGTCCGGGCAGGGTCTGAGGATGGGGCAGGGTTGCCTCCACCTTACCCTCGTCGAAAGAGGCCTAGCTCTACACGACGGCCCCGTCTGAAGCCCCCCTTGGCCACGCCGACAGCCCGACCAGACCGTGCCAAGACTCCAATGAAGCAGGAAGCAGGCAGTGGCTTTGTACTGCCCCCACCTGGCACCGACCTTGTGTTCTTACGGGAGGGTGCAAGCAGTCCTGTGCAGGTGCCTGGCCCTGCCCCAGCTTCCAGAGAAGCCGTATTGCAG GTGAAGCAAGAGAAGGCGGATGCCCAGGAAGACTGGACACCGGGCACAGCCGTCCTGACTTCTCCTGTATTGCTGCCTGGCTGCCCCAGCAAG GCAGTAGACCCAGGCCTGCCATCTGTGAAGCAAGAGCCACCCGACCCTGAGGAGGACAAGGGAAAGGAGAGCAAGGATGACTCCGCCTCTGACTCAGccccagaggaggaggcaggaggggctggCACACCCGTG ATCACGGAGATTTTCAGCCTGGGTGGAACCCGCCTTCGGGACACAGCAGTCTGGTTGCCAAG GTCCAAGGACCTTAAAAAACGTGGAGCTAGAAAGCAGTAG